The Triticum aestivum cultivar Chinese Spring chromosome 3A, IWGSC CS RefSeq v2.1, whole genome shotgun sequence genome includes a region encoding these proteins:
- the LOC123057397 gene encoding transcription factor bHLH162-like: MEVRAHEATGRNRGRTSGGTTAARVVERKEAERERRQHMKALCAKLASLIPKEHFANPDTMTQLGSLDEAASYIKKLKERVDELRHRRSSAQAMAATRGASGASIPATTPTTRGGAGSPEGEKHWEESAPVVEVRQHDVTSMHVVLVCSTQRPIMLHEVIRILEEEGADVVNANHSVAGDKIFYTINSRALSSRIGIDVSSVSERLRALV, translated from the exons ATGGAGGTGCGGGCGCATGAGGCGACTGGCCGGAACAGGGGAAGGACGAGCGGCGGCACGACGGCGGCAAGGGTGGTGGAGAGGAAGGAggcggagagggagaggaggcAGCACATGAAGGCGCTCTGCGCCAAGCTCGCCTCCCTCATCCCAAAAGAACACTTCGCCAACCCT GATACAATGACCCAGCTAGGCAGCCTAGACGAGGCTGCGTCATACATCAAGAAGCTCAAGGAGAGGGTTGATGAGCTGCGGCATAGGAGGAGCTCTGCGCAAGCAATGGCTGCCACAAGAGGGGCTAGTGGCGCCTCAATACCAGCCACCACCCCTACCACGAGAGGCGGTGCGGGGTCACCAGAAGGAGAGAAACATTGGGAGGAGTCTGCACCGGTGGTGGAGGTGCGGCAACACGACGTTACGAGCATGCATGTGGTGCTGGTATGCAGCACACAGAGGCCTATAATGCTCCACGAGGTGATCAGAATCCTCGAGGAAGAAGGAGCCGATGTCGTCAATGCCAATCACTCCGTTGCTGGTGACAAAATCTTCTACACCATAAACTCCCGA GCCTTAAGCTCGAGAATTGGCATAGATGTTTCAAGTGTTTCTGAACGGCTGAGGGCATTGGTATGA